The following coding sequences are from one uncultured Desulfobacter sp. window:
- a CDS encoding phosphate ABC transporter substrate-binding protein: MKQVFKLFPCVVVLFAIAFTATILNASELDAFNGEKGVLRIAGGTAHIPVMKEAAKRIMQMNADVQITIAGGGSGAGIKQVGEGLVDIGNSGRKATDEEVSKYNLSMYKWAIDGVGTVVHPSNPVKSLSSEQLKGIYAGTILNWKELGGEDRPINIYTRDKSSGTRAVFWKKALGKGDISGKANFVASNGAMKAAITNDPYAIGYVSVGYMDETVAPIALDGVTPTLKTVQTGEYKVARGLYSNTKGEYTGLAKKLITYLLSPEGQKIVAEMGFIPVN; encoded by the coding sequence ATGAAACAGGTATTTAAACTGTTCCCATGCGTCGTAGTGTTGTTTGCAATTGCCTTTACCGCAACTATTTTAAATGCGTCGGAGCTTGATGCCTTCAATGGTGAAAAAGGCGTGTTGCGCATTGCCGGGGGCACAGCCCATATTCCAGTGATGAAAGAGGCGGCCAAGCGGATTATGCAAATGAATGCCGACGTCCAGATTACCATTGCCGGCGGCGGATCAGGTGCCGGGATCAAACAGGTGGGAGAAGGCCTGGTGGATATCGGCAACTCCGGCCGAAAAGCCACGGATGAAGAAGTTTCAAAATACAATCTTTCCATGTACAAATGGGCCATTGACGGTGTGGGTACCGTGGTTCACCCGTCAAATCCGGTCAAGTCGCTTTCCAGCGAACAGCTCAAGGGTATATATGCCGGAACGATCTTAAACTGGAAGGAACTTGGCGGTGAAGACCGGCCCATCAACATTTACACACGGGACAAGTCTTCGGGCACCCGTGCGGTATTCTGGAAAAAGGCCCTGGGCAAAGGGGATATTTCCGGAAAAGCCAATTTCGTTGCGTCCAACGGTGCCATGAAAGCGGCCATTACCAACGATCCCTATGCCATTGGATATGTTTCCGTGGGGTATATGGATGAAACGGTTGCTCCCATTGCCCTGGACGGGGTTACGCCGACTTTGAAAACAGTTCAAACCGGTGAATACAAGGTTGCCAGAGGACTTTACAGCAACACCAAAGGCGAATATACAGGCCTTGCCAAAAAGCTGATCACTTATCTGCTCAGCCCAGAGGGCCAGAAAATTGTCGCAGAGATGGGATTCATTCCTGTAAACTAA
- a CDS encoding ABC transporter permease subunit has product MLWKILTDSWSPDHGRFGILAMIAGTFYIASLSLVISLPISLGCSFFIQITHKGPMGRFLKKFVQFMTAIPTVIYGFVGVFLLVPLVRNLFSHGSGMSILTAAIMLGLLVSPTMILFFCASFERVPKIYTDAVDSLGASPFQKLFYVILPQAWPGILTGLILAFGRAMGDTLVALMLSGNSVMMPGSVLDSARTLTAHIAMIIAADFDSIEFKTIFVSGAVLYLMTGTGIFLARLSGRRVE; this is encoded by the coding sequence ATGCTCTGGAAAATCTTGACCGATTCCTGGTCACCGGACCATGGCCGGTTCGGCATTCTGGCCATGATTGCCGGCACATTCTATATCGCATCATTAAGTCTTGTTATCAGTTTACCCATCAGTCTTGGGTGCTCTTTTTTTATACAAATTACCCATAAAGGTCCGATGGGACGGTTCCTCAAAAAATTTGTCCAGTTCATGACGGCCATTCCAACGGTCATTTACGGGTTTGTGGGGGTATTTTTATTGGTCCCCCTTGTCCGGAATCTATTTTCCCATGGATCAGGTATGAGCATATTAACAGCGGCCATCATGCTTGGTCTGCTCGTTTCTCCCACCATGATTCTGTTTTTTTGCGCAAGCTTTGAACGGGTGCCTAAAATTTATACGGACGCTGTGGATTCCCTTGGGGCAAGCCCGTTTCAGAAGCTATTTTATGTAATCTTACCCCAGGCATGGCCCGGGATCTTGACCGGCTTGATTTTAGCTTTCGGCCGGGCCATGGGAGATACCCTGGTGGCCCTGATGCTCAGCGGAAACAGTGTCATGATGCCGGGATCGGTGCTGGATTCGGCCAGGACATTGACCGCCCACATTGCCATGATCATTGCTGCGGATTTTGACAGCATTGAGTTTAAGACCATATTTGTCAGCGGTGCCGTTTTGTATTTGATGACCGGTACCGGAATCTTTTTGGCGCGTCTTTCCGGCCGGAGAGTGGAATAA
- a CDS encoding ABC transporter permease subunit has product MVPSLSDRLLTVFSWICALVLTTGVCIIIGFLILKGGRSLNLNLIFADTRPLDAVLLKRQVFGGLFPAMAGTCLLIILSVGIALPLGLCAGIYLAEYASPKARSMFGFMVDLLAGIPSIVVGLFGFSITIFLHHVYKSRIYPCLLISALSLAFLVLPYIIKTTQGAIERIPLLTRLTAPGLGATKLQNVMLVLLPLALSDIISGVVLAIGRCAEDTAVIMLTGVVATAGVPKSIFSSFEALPFYIYYTASEYTDTTELVKGYGAALILLFICSMLFVFAHLVKTLIDRRAGIMF; this is encoded by the coding sequence ATGGTACCATCTTTATCCGACCGGCTTTTAACCGTTTTTTCCTGGATCTGTGCCCTGGTGCTGACCACAGGCGTCTGCATCATTATCGGGTTTTTAATCCTGAAAGGCGGCCGATCCTTAAATTTGAACCTCATCTTTGCCGACACCCGTCCCCTGGATGCCGTTCTGCTTAAACGCCAGGTCTTCGGCGGTCTGTTTCCCGCCATGGCCGGTACATGTTTACTGATTATTTTATCCGTGGGGATTGCACTGCCTTTAGGGCTTTGCGCCGGAATTTATCTGGCCGAATACGCATCGCCAAAGGCCCGGAGCATGTTTGGTTTTATGGTGGATCTTCTGGCCGGCATCCCGTCCATTGTCGTGGGTTTGTTCGGCTTTTCAATTACCATCTTTTTGCACCATGTTTACAAGAGCCGAATTTATCCGTGCCTGTTGATCTCAGCCTTGTCCCTTGCGTTTCTGGTGCTGCCTTATATCATCAAAACCACCCAGGGTGCCATTGAAAGAATCCCGCTGTTAACCCGGCTTACCGCACCGGGATTGGGCGCCACAAAACTACAGAATGTAATGCTGGTGCTGTTGCCTTTGGCCCTTTCGGACATTATTTCCGGCGTGGTTCTTGCGATTGGTCGATGTGCCGAGGATACGGCTGTCATTATGCTCACCGGTGTGGTTGCCACCGCAGGGGTTCCTAAATCTATTTTTTCAAGTTTTGAGGCCCTGCCGTTTTACATCTACTATACGGCATCGGAATACACCGATACTACAGAACTGGTGAAAGGGTACGGCGCCGCGCTGATTCTGCTTTTCATTTGTTCAATGCTGTTTGTATTTGCCCATTTAGTCAAGACGCTGATTGATCGCAGGGCAGGAATTATGTTTTAG
- a CDS encoding radical SAM protein produces the protein MEKQQLADALSREFTTLRAQCKVQSGDFSSERVMGRQNQITEKTAALTAYLAHAPYSSAKAAAADLDMDKEEILLGYKLIQRTRAAADAIRLSVNGDYLNIVRHYFSGRTYVVVFFTGLACPGRCSFCPNVTIQPDGSRQLSLYGSRQVNSMSSVNIESVFRDIDKITRQNTSILVKISGGLEPLTDPDTMAVILNQAEAMEIHVKLFTNGILLNTPRLRRLALRAGDVRVSLSMVDENAYGELMFGNDTTLRRQYGLPVVLENLRCLVKERNRLGVNTRIGINTVVLEENHRDLERFVYIAKDLGLDYIDFKPNYFSTYTSQTLKTISDQRDRIKAQSGQGFNIYFAGSLSGDNMFWHHRDGECEPHKQSMFKMFITPGGDCSPVHHGAFPRGRAASETGVAPYSIGRICEESSLLDLISNMPSLPDLRYERLNPFEHMLALEIKREEQDRAWGVPDSCNPYHFSKGDILPRQILENPLLH, from the coding sequence ATGGAAAAACAACAACTGGCCGATGCGTTGTCCCGGGAATTCACGACTTTAAGGGCGCAGTGCAAAGTGCAGTCCGGTGATTTTTCTTCGGAACGCGTCATGGGACGGCAAAACCAGATCACCGAAAAAACCGCAGCGCTCACTGCATATCTTGCCCATGCGCCATATTCGTCTGCCAAAGCAGCCGCAGCCGACTTAGACATGGACAAAGAGGAAATCCTTCTCGGGTATAAACTGATCCAGCGAACCCGTGCCGCAGCCGATGCAATCCGATTGTCGGTCAATGGAGATTATCTGAATATTGTCAGGCATTATTTTTCCGGCCGGACGTATGTGGTGGTCTTTTTTACCGGCCTTGCCTGTCCCGGGCGATGCAGTTTTTGTCCCAATGTAACAATTCAGCCCGACGGCAGCCGGCAGCTTTCTCTCTATGGCAGCCGGCAAGTTAATTCAATGTCTTCCGTTAATATCGAATCGGTCTTTCGGGATATCGATAAAATTACGCGCCAAAACACCTCCATTTTGGTGAAAATTTCCGGAGGGCTGGAACCGCTGACCGATCCGGACACCATGGCTGTTATTCTGAACCAGGCTGAAGCCATGGAGATCCATGTTAAACTGTTCACCAACGGCATTCTGTTAAATACCCCCCGGCTTCGACGCCTGGCCCTCAGGGCCGGAGACGTGAGAGTCAGCCTGAGTATGGTCGATGAAAATGCTTATGGCGAATTGATGTTCGGCAATGATACAACCCTAAGGAGACAATACGGGCTACCCGTGGTGCTTGAGAATCTGCGTTGTCTTGTGAAGGAACGGAATCGTCTGGGGGTCAATACCCGGATCGGCATTAATACCGTTGTCCTGGAAGAAAATCACAGGGATCTGGAACGGTTCGTCTATATAGCCAAAGATCTGGGGCTGGATTATATTGATTTTAAACCCAATTATTTTTCAACCTACACATCACAAACCCTCAAGACAATTTCAGACCAGAGAGACCGCATAAAGGCACAGAGCGGTCAGGGTTTCAACATCTACTTCGCCGGTTCCCTGTCCGGGGACAACATGTTCTGGCATCACCGGGATGGTGAATGCGAACCCCACAAGCAGTCTATGTTTAAAATGTTCATCACCCCCGGAGGGGATTGCAGCCCAGTCCATCACGGCGCCTTTCCCCGTGGGCGGGCTGCGTCCGAAACCGGCGTCGCCCCGTATTCCATCGGCAGAATTTGTGAAGAATCTTCACTTTTGGACCTGATCAGCAATATGCCGAGTCTGCCGGATTTACGGTATGAGAGGCTGAACCCTTTTGAACATATGCTGGCCTTGGAAATTAAACGCGAAGAGCAGGACCGGGCATGGGGTGTCCCGGACAGCTGCAATCCCTATCATTTTTCCAAGGGCGATATCCTGCCAAGACAGATCCTGGAGAACCCTTTGCTGCATTAA
- a CDS encoding ATP-binding cassette domain-containing protein — translation MQNPIKIKIRDLYFYYRTRTILENINIDIDANTITSITGPSGQGKSSFLTILNRLCNNMDGANVKGRVSIDFGSGFEDIFQKNYNLSELRKKVGMVFQAPNPLPMSIYKNVAFPLKLAGNKNQERIRERVVKALAQAFLWDEVKDRLSDDARLLSGGQQQRLCLARSLVLAPQVLLLDEPTSSLDETSVQVIEGLLTGLKNRCTIIMVSHYMDQVKRIADQQFVLRDRQLRSA, via the coding sequence ATGCAAAATCCCATTAAAATAAAAATCAGAGATCTTTATTTTTATTATAGAACCCGAACCATCCTGGAAAATATCAATATTGATATTGATGCCAATACCATTACCTCCATTACCGGGCCCTCAGGGCAGGGCAAATCCTCATTTCTTACCATCTTAAACCGGCTTTGTAACAACATGGATGGGGCAAACGTTAAAGGCCGGGTTTCCATTGATTTCGGCAGCGGCTTTGAAGATATTTTTCAAAAAAATTATAATTTATCTGAATTAAGAAAAAAGGTGGGCATGGTATTCCAGGCACCCAACCCGTTGCCCATGAGTATTTATAAAAATGTGGCATTTCCGTTGAAGCTTGCCGGAAATAAAAATCAGGAGAGAATACGCGAAAGGGTGGTAAAAGCCCTTGCACAGGCCTTTTTGTGGGATGAGGTTAAGGACCGCCTGTCCGATGATGCACGCCTTCTTTCAGGCGGTCAGCAGCAACGGCTTTGCCTGGCAAGATCCCTCGTTCTTGCCCCCCAGGTGCTGTTGCTGGACGAACCCACCTCCAGTTTGGATGAAACATCGGTTCAGGTGATTGAAGGCCTGCTGACCGGGTTAAAAAACAGATGTACGATTATCATGGTGTCCCATTATATGGATCAGGTCAAGCGTATTGCCGATCAGCAGTTTGTGTTGCGTGATAGGCAATTACGGTCTGCTTAA
- a CDS encoding ATP-binding protein: MTPPGILGKERQRLDEMVMTKQHDIFNQAQMDRLPFFAAWFTPDYRLISDRPFVGKIADGNQPEPSCSPPLHCYEIWGLKQPCTGCPMAEVLHTQTPADFNLPATGLCDWPVENGFWQVRMIPVTAWNNQKTILGIACEITTLKEARSNLKIFKSRLRDTQQLARIGHWELYHRTGGLFWSEEIYRIFEIDPSSFDASYEAFLNAAHPEDREKIDQAYTRSLETGEPYRIEHRLLMKDGRIKHVEERCKTEYDAHGDPVKSIGTVQDITENKRIEAENKELQEQILQVQKMESVGRLAGGVAHDFNNMLFVILGNLELVMEGINENHTDYEALSEIQTAAKRSADLTRQLLAFSRQQTISPRPLNLNTVIGDMIKMLVRLIGEYIELKWIPGEDLGQVLLDPTQVDQILVNLCVNARDAITGSGQITIETHMVSIGESECLQWPGFKPGEFVTLEVSDNGCGMDKAVQARLFEPFFTTKKTNEGTGLGLATTYGIVKQNKGFINVYSEPGNGTTFRIYFKAYKGDDSNDRPLQNTGNAIKGGSETILLVEDEGMILNFCEKALKKLGYQVLKADSPPKALSIANRHGGKIDLLLTDVVMAKMSGKELADALQRDFPSLRIIYMSGYTANVITHRGILDEGVMFLQKPFSKEALAKKIRAVLSGAN; this comes from the coding sequence ATGACACCTCCCGGAATTCTCGGAAAAGAACGCCAACGCCTGGACGAAATGGTAATGACCAAACAACATGACATATTCAATCAGGCCCAGATGGACCGGCTTCCCTTTTTTGCAGCCTGGTTTACACCGGATTACCGGCTCATCAGCGACAGACCATTTGTCGGGAAAATAGCTGACGGCAACCAGCCGGAGCCTTCCTGTTCTCCCCCATTGCACTGTTACGAAATATGGGGATTGAAACAGCCCTGCACGGGATGTCCCATGGCCGAGGTACTTCACACACAAACGCCTGCAGACTTCAACCTCCCGGCAACCGGCCTCTGCGACTGGCCTGTTGAAAACGGATTCTGGCAGGTCCGCATGATCCCTGTGACGGCCTGGAATAACCAGAAGACGATTCTGGGAATTGCCTGTGAAATCACAACACTGAAAGAAGCCAGGTCAAATCTGAAGATATTCAAATCCAGATTGAGGGATACACAGCAACTGGCCCGTATCGGCCACTGGGAACTGTATCACCGCACCGGGGGATTATTCTGGTCCGAAGAAATCTACCGGATATTTGAAATTGACCCCTCCTCCTTTGACGCCTCCTATGAAGCGTTTCTCAATGCCGCCCACCCCGAGGACCGGGAAAAAATCGATCAGGCCTACACCCGGTCCCTGGAAACCGGAGAACCATACCGTATTGAGCACCGCCTGCTCATGAAAGACGGCCGCATCAAGCATGTAGAGGAACGGTGCAAAACCGAATATGATGCACACGGCGACCCTGTCAAATCCATCGGCACGGTTCAGGATATAACTGAAAACAAGCGCATTGAGGCAGAGAACAAAGAATTGCAGGAACAAATCCTCCAGGTGCAGAAAATGGAATCCGTGGGCCGCCTGGCCGGCGGGGTCGCCCATGATTTTAACAATATGCTCTTTGTAATTTTAGGCAACCTGGAATTGGTGATGGAAGGGATCAATGAAAACCATACCGATTACGAGGCATTAAGCGAGATTCAAACGGCAGCCAAACGATCGGCCGACCTGACCCGTCAACTTTTGGCCTTTTCCCGCCAGCAGACGATCTCTCCAAGGCCCCTGAATCTTAACACGGTTATCGGCGACATGATCAAAATGCTGGTCCGGCTCATCGGTGAATACATTGAACTCAAATGGATACCCGGTGAAGACCTGGGACAGGTCCTGCTGGACCCCACACAAGTGGACCAGATTCTAGTCAATCTTTGCGTAAATGCAAGGGACGCCATTACCGGGTCCGGGCAAATCACCATCGAAACCCATATGGTCAGCATAGGGGAATCCGAGTGCCTCCAATGGCCGGGTTTTAAACCTGGAGAATTTGTCACCCTGGAAGTCAGTGACAATGGATGCGGCATGGATAAGGCTGTTCAGGCCCGCCTGTTCGAGCCCTTCTTTACCACAAAAAAAACAAACGAGGGCACCGGCCTGGGCCTGGCCACCACTTACGGAATCGTCAAGCAGAACAAGGGATTCATCAACGTATACAGTGAACCCGGCAACGGTACAACATTCAGGATCTACTTCAAGGCGTATAAAGGCGATGACAGCAATGACAGGCCCCTCCAGAACACGGGCAACGCGATTAAAGGAGGCAGTGAAACCATTCTTCTGGTGGAGGACGAGGGCATGATCCTGAACTTCTGTGAAAAGGCCCTGAAGAAACTGGGCTATCAGGTCCTCAAAGCCGATTCTCCCCCCAAGGCGTTATCCATTGCCAACCGTCACGGCGGCAAAATTGACCTGCTTCTCACCGATGTGGTTATGGCTAAAATGAGCGGAAAAGAACTTGCCGACGCACTTCAGCGTGATTTTCCATCCCTGAGAATCATTTACATGTCCGGATATACAGCCAATGTTATTACCCACCGCGGAATTTTGGACGAAGGAGTGATGTTTCTTCAAAAGCCTTTTTCCAAAGAAGCGCTTGCAAAGAAAATCAGGGCCGTCCTTTCCGGCGCCAATTAA
- a CDS encoding putative quinol monooxygenase, which yields MKVSAVTVRVKKAFVNEFIEASKLHQANTVKEEGNLRFDFLQSLDDPTLFLFYEAYRSQDAIELHRKADSYRTWRKTVDSWMAVPRVGIGFRPLAPDDGEQFRYP from the coding sequence ATGAAAGTTAGTGCGGTCACTGTCCGTGTAAAAAAGGCGTTTGTAAACGAATTTATCGAAGCCAGCAAATTGCATCAGGCCAATACGGTAAAAGAGGAGGGCAACCTGCGGTTCGACTTCCTTCAGTCCCTTGACGACCCGACCTTGTTTCTTTTTTACGAGGCCTATAGATCCCAGGACGCTATTGAGCTGCACAGGAAAGCTGATTCTTACAGGACTTGGCGAAAAACCGTGGATTCCTGGATGGCCGTTCCCAGGGTTGGTATTGGATTCAGGCCGCTTGCACCGGATGACGGAGAGCAATTCAGGTACCCCTGA
- a CDS encoding 6-hydroxymethylpterin diphosphokinase MptE-like protein: MQNYREENLASLKSSNPKLHKQVIDHTPVEIGTILPTPTGPTLRFHKPGEKFNFLCDENDVLGAVQQNFPMLKKEESLNKTVCILTGMGLGYRPLAALEMRSDMYRMMVVEPSLDIFCTALTYIDLRPLFSSGKVTFFVGDIDWQEFGETLISAPISVNIFFSNYMVQFDWNKTLYTEAVNKARAYATKAISAKGVFDKCGEQLFRNRIRNMALFREARNVDVLKGAFRGKPAILVSAGPSLDQSMAQLKMAMGRCVIIAVDSAAVPLLNNGIIPDFVTTLDFRDHNSDKLSPHLIKDSPFSLVAVISSSVPTARRLSLNHLFYCFQDNDTQQWMIDALKVQHQMKPAGTVASLSLSFAQMIDADPIIMVGHDFALISDNADHVKGTVFNHNWHKGKNLINVKGVDGNMVKTQDFLLEFKQTFEQIMTQQPCKYINATAAGAHIEGTIVQNFEDVLKNDLMQNINVETIIVSALKKRPGVSLSKFLKTAQYQLQEAKKRLKQVNSILSTNEKIVHFLDKQSVSSSKKITSFAKLPKQVRTHKQNILKARNRLKPFLPIEEVAAKMINEARVVQEIEKANTYFEMITKEAKVIALEMGGYRKGLTVFNEEVGNLVFFLQQEDQFLSDLNSDLPFPANNALALAELYLREMCPVKAINILELIFSKGEKASMDADKSKIFMAIARAQLLNFESAEKWWGTSIAEDNSAIRKELAAQRRKLGAYWIKRLTESKIPRYLEWALRSCQEKEFVLKAKQATWEMTIKWLSQWLETDNNIDLAEKILELWAPICNQTPEWHYWRARCMVKRDDKIAAARYLEKHLLGPNHSQHSNESSYPEWLAFLARLLMETDQFDYGIQKLTQAVSLDPNQAALWEELGDTFFEHEDFASAAVAYEKCFIALPEKVHVLKKFGDCYLKQGFIEAAETAYQTVLQKDPANESAQSALKELKETP, from the coding sequence GTGCAAAACTATCGTGAAGAAAACCTGGCCTCTCTGAAATCATCCAATCCAAAACTGCATAAACAAGTAATCGACCATACACCAGTCGAAATCGGCACAATCCTTCCTACCCCCACCGGTCCGACATTACGATTTCATAAGCCCGGAGAAAAATTCAATTTCCTCTGCGATGAAAATGACGTATTAGGCGCGGTTCAACAAAATTTTCCCATGCTGAAAAAGGAGGAAAGTTTAAACAAGACCGTATGCATCCTTACGGGCATGGGACTTGGATACCGTCCCCTGGCTGCTCTGGAAATGCGCTCGGACATGTACCGGATGATGGTTGTCGAACCCTCTTTGGATATATTTTGCACCGCTTTAACCTATATAGATTTGCGCCCGCTTTTCTCATCTGGAAAAGTAACGTTTTTTGTGGGAGATATTGACTGGCAGGAATTCGGCGAAACGTTAATCAGCGCCCCAATTTCCGTAAATATTTTCTTCAGCAATTATATGGTCCAGTTTGACTGGAATAAAACGCTTTACACCGAGGCGGTCAACAAAGCAAGGGCCTATGCAACCAAAGCCATTTCAGCCAAAGGCGTGTTCGATAAATGCGGCGAACAGCTATTTAGAAACAGAATCCGGAATATGGCATTATTCCGGGAAGCCCGCAATGTGGATGTCCTAAAAGGAGCGTTTCGCGGAAAGCCTGCTATTTTGGTTTCTGCCGGCCCTTCTTTGGATCAAAGTATGGCACAATTAAAAATGGCCATGGGACGGTGCGTTATTATCGCGGTTGATTCTGCGGCTGTTCCTCTTTTGAATAACGGAATCATTCCCGATTTTGTAACGACCCTTGATTTTCGGGATCACAATTCCGATAAATTATCTCCACATCTAATAAAAGACTCACCATTCTCCCTTGTGGCTGTTATTTCCTCATCGGTTCCAACGGCCAGAAGACTGTCTTTAAACCATCTTTTTTATTGTTTTCAGGATAATGACACCCAGCAATGGATGATTGACGCGCTGAAAGTACAACATCAAATGAAGCCTGCCGGTACAGTTGCCTCTCTTTCTCTTTCATTTGCCCAGATGATTGACGCCGATCCAATTATAATGGTTGGGCACGATTTCGCATTAATTTCTGACAATGCCGATCATGTAAAAGGTACCGTATTTAATCATAATTGGCACAAAGGCAAAAATCTAATCAATGTTAAAGGTGTCGATGGAAACATGGTTAAAACCCAGGATTTTTTGCTCGAATTCAAACAGACCTTTGAGCAAATTATGACGCAGCAACCCTGTAAATATATCAATGCGACAGCTGCCGGTGCGCATATTGAAGGCACGATTGTTCAAAATTTTGAGGATGTGCTTAAAAATGATTTAATGCAAAACATAAATGTGGAAACGATTATCGTATCTGCATTAAAAAAACGACCTGGTGTATCCCTTTCTAAATTTCTAAAAACCGCACAATACCAGCTTCAGGAAGCAAAAAAACGACTTAAACAAGTTAATTCTATTCTATCAACCAATGAAAAAATCGTTCATTTTTTAGACAAACAATCCGTTTCCTCATCTAAAAAAATTACGTCTTTCGCCAAGCTTCCCAAACAGGTCCGGACTCATAAACAAAATATTTTAAAAGCCCGAAACAGATTAAAACCCTTTTTACCCATAGAGGAAGTCGCCGCTAAAATGATCAATGAGGCCAGGGTTGTCCAGGAAATTGAAAAAGCCAATACCTATTTTGAAATGATAACAAAGGAAGCAAAAGTTATAGCTCTTGAGATGGGAGGATATCGAAAAGGGTTGACGGTTTTTAATGAAGAGGTTGGAAATCTTGTCTTTTTTTTGCAACAAGAAGACCAATTCCTTTCAGATTTAAATTCAGATTTGCCTTTTCCAGCCAATAACGCACTGGCACTTGCCGAACTTTACCTGAGAGAAATGTGTCCTGTAAAAGCCATTAATATATTGGAACTTATTTTTTCAAAAGGGGAAAAAGCGTCCATGGACGCAGACAAATCCAAAATCTTTATGGCAATTGCAAGAGCACAACTGTTAAATTTTGAGTCAGCTGAAAAATGGTGGGGGACAAGCATTGCAGAGGATAATTCTGCGATCAGGAAGGAATTAGCGGCACAACGAAGGAAATTGGGAGCGTATTGGATAAAAAGACTTACAGAATCAAAGATACCACGATATTTGGAATGGGCCCTGCGTTCTTGTCAAGAAAAAGAATTTGTTCTTAAAGCAAAACAAGCAACCTGGGAAATGACGATTAAATGGCTTTCCCAATGGCTTGAAACGGATAATAATATCGATTTAGCAGAGAAGATTTTAGAATTATGGGCACCTATTTGTAACCAAACCCCCGAGTGGCATTATTGGCGAGCACGATGTATGGTCAAAAGGGATGATAAGATTGCCGCAGCACGCTATCTGGAAAAACATTTGCTTGGACCGAATCACTCACAACATTCAAACGAATCGTCATATCCTGAATGGCTCGCTTTTTTAGCCAGACTGTTAATGGAAACAGATCAATTTGACTACGGGATTCAAAAACTCACACAAGCCGTATCGCTGGACCCGAATCAGGCTGCATTGTGGGAAGAGCTTGGGGATACTTTTTTTGAACATGAGGACTTTGCTTCAGCCGCTGTGGCCTACGAAAAATGTTTCATTGCTTTACCTGAAAAGGTTCATGTCTTAAAAAAATTTGGTGATTGCTATTTAAAACAAGGATTTATTGAAGCGGCAGAAACAGCATACCAAACAGTACTACAAAAAGATCCTGCCAATGAATCAGCACAGTCGGCACTTAAAGAATTAAAAGAAACGCCATAA